The Chitinophagales bacterium genome includes a window with the following:
- a CDS encoding ABC transporter ATP-binding protein: MSNDFAIKVENVSKVFSVSNTEDAEMGNGQELWALKNLSFEIKKGESVGIIGPNGSGKSTLLKILANVTYPSTGQVRINGRLASILDIGAGFHPELSGRENIYLNGQILGFSKREIRQKFDQIVEFSGIERFIAEPVKKYSNGMYLRLAFSIMAHLDFDIYLFDEVLSVGDAEFRNKIKKKTESIIDSEKTILYVTHNLNDIVEDYTKGIILRKGEIEFMGNNNAAVKKYMNDLYAPEQSEKEIKFDDVPEDYKVKITGVEISPKEKIYTSSAINIELDIEKADNIKEDVVFGIVLYDSLGNPVFTAMSNFAENQVKFELEKGQHKISCEIPANFLSSGTFVIDLYFACPESKSKLVRKKRAMVFQVEEEPEISNLSYSIGPLRPKFKWHLKN, from the coding sequence ATGAGCAATGATTTTGCCATTAAAGTTGAAAATGTTTCTAAAGTATTTTCTGTAAGCAACACAGAGGATGCTGAAATGGGAAACGGTCAGGAATTGTGGGCGCTAAAGAATTTGTCCTTTGAGATCAAAAAGGGAGAAAGTGTAGGTATAATAGGCCCCAATGGAAGCGGAAAAAGTACATTGTTGAAAATCCTGGCGAATGTAACCTATCCAAGTACAGGGCAAGTTCGAATAAATGGCCGACTTGCAAGTATATTGGATATAGGAGCGGGTTTTCACCCGGAACTGAGCGGCAGGGAAAATATTTACCTAAACGGTCAGATTCTCGGGTTTAGCAAAAGGGAAATAAGACAGAAATTTGACCAAATTGTTGAATTCAGCGGAATTGAAAGATTTATTGCCGAACCGGTAAAGAAATATTCCAATGGCATGTATCTGCGCCTGGCATTCAGCATTATGGCCCACCTGGATTTTGACATTTACCTGTTTGATGAGGTATTGTCGGTAGGTGATGCCGAATTCAGAAATAAGATAAAAAAGAAAACGGAATCAATTATTGACAGTGAAAAGACCATTCTGTATGTAACACATAACCTGAACGACATTGTGGAAGACTATACCAAAGGAATTATTCTTAGAAAAGGTGAGATAGAATTCATGGGGAACAATAATGCAGCAGTAAAAAAATATATGAATGACCTTTATGCTCCAGAACAATCTGAAAAAGAAATAAAATTTGATGATGTACCGGAGGATTATAAAGTTAAGATCACCGGTGTGGAAATTTCTCCAAAGGAAAAAATTTATACAAGCTCAGCTATAAATATCGAACTGGACATAGAAAAAGCAGATAACATTAAAGAAGATGTAGTATTTGGAATAGTTTTGTATGATTCATTGGGAAATCCTGTTTTTACTGCCATGTCAAATTTCGCTGAAAATCAGGTGAAATTTGAGCTGGAAAAAGGACAGCACAAAATTTCATGTGAAATACCGGCTAATTTTCTTTCATCTGGTACCTTTGTAATTGATCTTTATTTTGCCTGTCCTGAATCGAAAAGCAAACTTGTTAGAAAAAAACGGGCCATGGTCTTTCAGGTAGAAGAAGAACCGGAGATATCAAATTTGTCGTATAGCATTGGTCCTTTAAGACCCAAGTTTAAATGGCATTTAAAGAATTAA
- a CDS encoding DUF3800 domain-containing protein, with product MNFEIYCDESRQEVLTDNSAHRYMAIGGIWMKSEYRETFKNKMNAIKKKHSIYGELKWNKISPTYLDLYKEIVEYFFSTNSLRFRVIIINSKKVNNLHFNSSDNELSFYKFYYQLIHHWIFDFNNYQIFLDYKINRDSSRLQVLKNVLNNSNLSSSVDNVQAIPSEQSLGIQLADILTGVVSAKFNNKTTSNAKRELTTLIEDIYIKIEISPTPKWEEKFNIFKITLKGGW from the coding sequence ATGAATTTCGAAATTTACTGTGATGAAAGCAGACAAGAAGTTTTAACTGATAATAGCGCTCATAGATACATGGCAATAGGCGGTATTTGGATGAAGTCTGAATATCGTGAAACATTCAAAAACAAAATGAATGCCATAAAGAAAAAACATAGTATCTATGGTGAGTTAAAATGGAATAAAATTTCTCCTACCTATCTGGATTTATACAAAGAGATAGTAGAATATTTTTTCTCAACTAACTCCCTCCGTTTCAGAGTTATAATTATCAATTCCAAAAAAGTAAACAATCTTCACTTTAATAGCAGTGACAATGAATTGAGTTTTTATAAATTTTATTACCAGCTTATCCACCATTGGATATTTGACTTCAACAATTACCAAATATTTCTTGACTACAAGATCAATAGAGATAGTAGTCGACTTCAAGTATTAAAAAATGTATTAAATAACTCCAATTTATCCTCTTCTGTAGATAATGTTCAGGCAATTCCATCAGAACAATCTCTTGGAATTCAGTTAGCTGATATTTTAACTGGAGTGGTTTCCGCAAAATTCAATAATAAAACAACCAGTAATGCAAAACGCGAATTAACAACTCTTATAGAGGATATATATATTAAAATAGAAATTTCACCTACTCCAAAGTGGGAAGAGAAGTTCAATATTTTCAAAATCACACTTAAAGGAGGGTGGTAA
- a CDS encoding FGGY-family carbohydrate kinase, translating into MSRGTQKSHLIRATLESLAYQTRDVLSAMEQDSGIALSALRVDGGACASNLLMQFQSDILGVKVERPQVIETTALGAAYLAGLATGFYDVKEISNNWLMDQKFKPEMDEKEKENLYTGWKEAVRKTMA; encoded by the coding sequence TTGAGCAGGGGCACGCAAAAATCACATTTGATTCGCGCTACTTTGGAATCATTGGCCTATCAAACCCGCGATGTACTTTCTGCTATGGAGCAAGATTCTGGCATTGCACTTTCTGCCCTGCGGGTAGATGGCGGAGCTTGTGCCAGTAATTTGTTGATGCAGTTTCAATCGGATATTCTTGGCGTAAAAGTGGAGCGACCACAAGTGATTGAAACCACCGCTTTGGGTGCAGCATATCTGGCAGGTTTGGCAACGGGCTTTTACGATGTAAAGGAAATCAGCAACAATTGGCTGATGGATCAAAAATTCAAGCCCGAAATGGACGAAAAAGAAAAAGAAAATTTATACACAGGCTGGAAAGAAGCGGTGCGGAAGACGATGGCTTAG
- a CDS encoding transglutaminase domain-containing protein: MKISLTALSIVLIINFSCGNFYMEDETGTVDHEILILKNQQLQIVNTSKGESCFLLKAGGGYFSNDEITAHVRSMPDDIPSEALERKAWRFVIDNIEYLPSITGSRKIHHPLTLINSIGFGQCDDLSASLYFIWKSLGFKARVWELGGHVVPEVYADGKWQMYDPSFQAYYLNNKGEIASVEELVQNQEYILEPREKISAYTFHYSVSDSFKSVYDSLKYSDFINKYYATTGNNKPNEWYENTFIYDRMKFCLPSGASLKVPVYADNIINFKDWFGNESEINYFIKVEFPANSNDNINLPLVFVQPKNMSAGSVNQKNMLLISDSLQTGNLDSRELFALINNNYIGDSIRFYFRELDTNSVSIRLLNN; the protein is encoded by the coding sequence TTGAAAATCAGTCTAACTGCTTTAAGCATTGTTTTAATTATTAATTTTTCATGTGGAAACTTCTATATGGAAGATGAAACCGGAACCGTTGACCATGAGATTTTGATTTTGAAAAACCAGCAATTGCAAATTGTAAATACTTCTAAAGGTGAATCCTGCTTTTTACTAAAGGCAGGAGGTGGCTATTTTTCTAATGATGAAATTACAGCGCATGTAAGAAGTATGCCCGATGATATTCCCAGTGAGGCATTGGAAAGAAAGGCTTGGAGGTTTGTAATTGATAATATTGAATATTTACCTTCCATCACCGGAAGCAGAAAAATCCACCACCCATTGACCCTAATAAATTCCATAGGTTTTGGCCAATGTGATGATTTGTCAGCAAGCCTTTATTTTATATGGAAATCACTTGGCTTTAAGGCCAGGGTATGGGAATTGGGCGGACATGTGGTTCCTGAAGTCTATGCAGATGGAAAATGGCAAATGTATGATCCTTCTTTTCAGGCATATTATCTTAATAATAAAGGTGAAATTGCAAGTGTTGAGGAACTTGTCCAAAATCAGGAATATATTTTGGAACCCAGAGAAAAGATCAGTGCTTATACATTCCATTATTCTGTATCAGATAGTTTTAAAAGTGTATATGATAGTTTAAAATATTCAGATTTTATAAACAAATATTATGCAACAACAGGAAATAATAAGCCCAATGAATGGTATGAAAATACTTTTATCTACGATAGGATGAAATTTTGTTTGCCTTCCGGTGCCAGTTTGAAAGTCCCTGTTTATGCAGACAATATCATCAACTTTAAGGATTGGTTTGGAAATGAAAGTGAAATAAATTATTTCATAAAGGTTGAGTTTCCTGCCAACAGCAATGATAACATAAACCTACCCCTAGTATTTGTTCAGCCTAAGAACATGAGCGCTGGTAGTGTGAACCAAAAAAACATGTTGTTAATTTCAGATAGTTTGCAAACAGGTAATCTAGATAGCCGTGAATTATTTGCATTGATCAATAACAATTACATTGGTGATAGTATTCGTTTTTATTTTAGAGAACTGGATACCAATTCTGTAAGTATCAGGCTTTTGAATAATTGA
- a CDS encoding phytanoyl-CoA dioxygenase family protein, with protein MESVVSKKIELRDEGLNTTLLNKGYAVIPSFLSAGQIDNLLKFYSDCNLDQDKTQPNYLYLNPEKSFEINRYIKSQIEASFDENFNSGNLLGGVFMIKKPGENREVDFHQDWSLVDETQHISYNLWCPLTNVTKDSGALMIIDKSDKAGLPYRSSTFPPLEIGQQKKYTRFIKNFNLKAGDAIVYKHSLFHGSGNNNSPKDRIAIACGIIPENAAFIYQHWNENTSTIESYEVDQSFYIRCIHDVLSGKIPEKYKCIKKVPMTSRPEISEAVFYKKLRKVHGVKRFIFFDF; from the coding sequence ATGGAAAGTGTTGTGTCAAAAAAAATAGAACTGCGTGATGAAGGTTTGAATACCACTCTATTAAATAAAGGATATGCAGTAATCCCTTCTTTTCTGTCAGCTGGGCAAATCGACAATTTGTTGAAATTTTATTCAGATTGTAATCTTGACCAAGATAAAACCCAGCCCAATTATCTGTATCTGAACCCAGAAAAAAGTTTTGAGATCAACAGATACATAAAGTCACAGATTGAAGCATCATTTGATGAGAATTTTAATTCGGGCAATCTTTTGGGCGGTGTGTTTATGATAAAAAAACCAGGAGAAAACAGGGAAGTCGATTTTCATCAGGATTGGAGCCTGGTAGATGAAACCCAACATATCTCCTATAATTTGTGGTGCCCACTTACCAATGTCACTAAAGATTCTGGTGCTCTTATGATTATTGATAAAAGCGATAAAGCCGGCCTTCCATACAGAAGTTCAACTTTTCCACCACTGGAAATAGGGCAGCAGAAAAAATACACGAGATTTATCAAAAATTTCAATTTAAAAGCCGGTGATGCTATAGTCTACAAACACAGTTTGTTTCACGGCTCTGGGAATAATAATTCGCCCAAAGACAGAATAGCCATTGCATGTGGAATAATACCCGAAAATGCTGCATTCATTTACCAGCATTGGAATGAAAATACATCAACAATTGAAAGCTATGAAGTTGATCAATCTTTCTATATTAGGTGCATACATGATGTATTGTCCGGTAAGATTCCTGAAAAGTATAAGTGTATAAAAAAAGTGCCCATGACATCAAGACCTGAAATTTCGGAGGCTGTTTTTTACAAAAAACTCAGGAAGGTGCACGGTGTGAAGAGATTTATTTTTTTTGATTTTTAG
- a CDS encoding tetratricopeptide repeat protein, whose product MGNAVFSWFSLSLPSFRVMMFLLFAFAFLLYGNTINHEYNFDDALVTQNHRHTSRGVEAIPEIFTSHYYQDEDGYAYEYRPVTLASFAIEHQFFGESPTISHFINVLLYAISGVLLFVLLSSLLPGQGIHFCFLVAFIFIAHPLHTEVVASIKNRDEILALLFAMLSWVFAIKFIHRGYLFLLFPSLIFLVMGILSKMSVVVFVVLIPLSAVFFENVKYKRVFILSFLFAVASVFFIPENAKHLKFLFFLVSAFVPLTITYLLKSGFVESAYHRTYDFLYTKDRPVNDRLKAFCGWFKKVFETNTIAIIALLAMLYVTGLLLNNDIAVLIAVNASFIFMALSVADRKRYFLVLLSLMLIVTFWFAATDIVAKSSVYAVVLLFVAGYIPKEKLNIASIIVLTIAAAFFVHYSITPLILMLLVSVIASRNRALLFTSFLYFIYLVFRFFLGKYDSAIDYIFLVIASIIPLLLMREKLGKTGQVLLLCAFIGFTVAGIYNYRLIQSDANLSLSEPLAEMIEMTTPEVLEYTDRPLGYLESPLDKDASWNTKIGTSAYVLGEYLKKMLVPISMGFYYGYAHIVPVGTGNMQSLISLVLHLALMLAAIILLRRHLVLSYGIVFYLVSILLFSNLFYPVVGMMGDRLTYVASIGFSISLVYLLTWIFKIKPGKNSNIRVQYALVYMFILIISVYSVKTVARNNLWQDPLTLMEHDIKYLDKSAQAHNMLASYYLREYNENKNSLDNQRYLDQAIKHYNSAIEIYPDFFNAHYDLGKAYNHKKEYKKAVKSFKRVIELDSTYTNAMISIANIYEVNDLLKYSIPYYEMAISNSSDNLLYYNSLAYAWYRLGEYNKAIEVGKQAVKAYPNEFDPWSNLGKIYIKTGNNEQAIICFEKALRISNHSKEVSDILSELYREQEGIEKTIHN is encoded by the coding sequence ATGGGAAATGCTGTATTTAGCTGGTTTAGTTTGTCATTGCCTTCATTTAGGGTAATGATGTTCCTATTGTTTGCTTTTGCTTTTTTGCTCTATGGTAATACAATTAACCACGAGTATAATTTTGATGATGCTCTGGTCACACAAAATCACAGACATACTTCCAGGGGTGTTGAAGCAATTCCGGAAATTTTTACTTCACATTATTATCAGGATGAGGACGGGTATGCATATGAATACAGGCCGGTAACACTTGCAAGCTTTGCCATTGAACATCAATTTTTTGGGGAAAGCCCAACGATCAGTCATTTTATTAATGTACTGCTTTATGCTATTTCTGGAGTCTTGTTGTTTGTTTTATTATCAAGTTTGTTGCCTGGGCAGGGCATTCATTTTTGCTTTTTGGTTGCTTTTATATTTATTGCACATCCACTCCATACAGAAGTGGTAGCAAGTATAAAAAACAGGGATGAAATTCTTGCGCTGCTCTTTGCAATGCTTTCCTGGGTATTTGCCATAAAATTTATACATAGGGGGTATCTGTTTTTGTTGTTTCCATCACTAATATTTTTGGTCATGGGCATATTATCCAAAATGAGTGTGGTGGTATTTGTGGTATTAATACCACTATCTGCGGTTTTCTTTGAAAATGTGAAATACAAAAGGGTATTTATTTTGAGCTTTCTCTTTGCAGTTGCTTCAGTCTTTTTTATTCCGGAAAATGCCAAGCATTTAAAATTTCTATTTTTTCTTGTAAGTGCCTTTGTTCCATTGACCATCACTTATCTTTTAAAGAGTGGTTTTGTCGAATCTGCTTACCACCGCACGTATGATTTTTTATACACAAAGGATCGACCTGTAAATGATAGGTTAAAAGCATTTTGTGGCTGGTTTAAAAAGGTATTTGAAACAAATACTATAGCAATAATTGCATTGCTGGCGATGCTTTATGTAACAGGCCTATTACTTAACAATGATATTGCTGTGCTAATAGCAGTGAATGCCTCTTTTATTTTTATGGCATTGTCTGTTGCTGATCGAAAGAGATATTTCCTGGTTTTATTGAGTTTAATGTTAATCGTGACTTTTTGGTTTGCAGCTACTGATATAGTTGCCAAATCCTCTGTATATGCCGTTGTTTTGTTGTTTGTTGCAGGCTACATACCCAAAGAGAAATTAAATATTGCTTCTATTATTGTTCTTACCATTGCTGCAGCTTTTTTTGTTCACTATTCCATTACACCGCTCATATTAATGCTTTTGGTGTCGGTTATAGCTAGCCGAAACAGGGCCTTGCTGTTCACTTCATTTTTGTATTTTATATATTTGGTATTCAGGTTTTTTCTTGGGAAATATGATAGTGCTATAGATTACATTTTCCTTGTTATAGCTTCTATCATTCCACTATTGCTAATGAGGGAAAAGTTGGGAAAAACCGGCCAGGTTTTATTGTTGTGTGCTTTTATAGGATTTACTGTTGCAGGTATTTATAATTACAGGCTTATACAGTCTGATGCCAATTTATCTTTGTCTGAACCTTTGGCTGAGATGATTGAAATGACCACACCCGAGGTATTGGAATATACTGACAGACCTTTGGGATACCTGGAATCACCATTGGACAAAGATGCTTCATGGAATACAAAGATCGGCACTTCTGCGTATGTACTGGGAGAATATCTGAAAAAAATGTTAGTCCCAATTTCAATGGGCTTTTACTATGGATATGCGCATATTGTCCCTGTTGGAACAGGTAATATGCAGTCACTGATATCGCTTGTTTTACATTTAGCATTAATGTTGGCTGCAATTATATTATTGCGCAGGCATCTTGTTTTGAGTTATGGAATTGTCTTTTACCTGGTAAGTATTTTACTGTTTTCAAATTTGTTTTATCCTGTTGTGGGGATGATGGGGGACAGGCTTACTTATGTAGCTTCGATTGGTTTTAGTATTTCACTGGTCTATTTGTTGACCTGGATATTTAAAATTAAACCAGGAAAGAATTCAAATATTAGAGTTCAATATGCTTTAGTATATATGTTTATATTAATTATAAGTGTGTATTCTGTGAAAACCGTTGCTCGCAACAACCTTTGGCAAGATCCATTAACCTTGATGGAGCACGATATCAAATACCTTGATAAATCAGCACAGGCACATAACATGCTGGCAAGTTACTATTTGAGAGAATACAATGAAAACAAGAATTCACTGGATAATCAACGCTATCTTGATCAGGCAATTAAACACTACAATAGTGCAATTGAAATTTACCCTGATTTCTTTAATGCACACTACGATCTTGGAAAAGCTTATAATCACAAGAAAGAATACAAAAAGGCAGTTAAATCCTTTAAAAGAGTGATAGAACTGGATTCAACATATACCAATGCCATGATAAGCATAGCCAATATATATGAGGTCAATGATTTACTTAAGTACAGCATTCCATACTATGAAATGGCCATTAGCAATTCTTCTGATAATTTATTGTATTACAATTCCCTTGCTTATGCCTGGTATAGGCTTGGGGAATACAATAAAGCAATAGAAGTTGGGAAACAGGCAGTTAAGGCATATCCCAATGAATTTGATCCCTGGTCAAACCTCGGAAAAATTTATATCAAGACAGGAAATAATGAACAGGCAATTATTTGCTTCGAAAAAGCGCTGCGTATAAGTAATCATAGCAAGGAAGTCTCTGACATCTTATCAGAGTTATACAGGGAACAGGAGGGTATTGAAAAAACGATTCATAATTAA
- the glpK gene encoding glycerol kinase GlpK, translating into MKKYVLSLDQGTTSSRAILFDKIGNIVDVEQKEFTQFFPKSGWVEHNAEEILRSQIEVAQALISRHSVKDISAIGITNQRETTVVWDKNTGKPVYNAIVWQDKRTAPICKKLKDKGLEDYVRKNTGLVIDSYFSGTKVNWILDNVKGTRAKAESGDLIFGTIDTWLIWNLTKGKVHATDYSNASRTLLYNIGDLEWDEKMLGELSVPASMLPDVRPSSGDFGKAEANFFGAELPIAGVAGDQQAALFGQACFNKGMAKNTYGTGCFMLMNTGKEMVTSKNGLLTTIAWGLDGEVKYALEGSIFIAGAAIQWLRDGLHIIDDAPDSEYFASKAKDNDGVYVVPAFTGLGAPYWDMEARGAVFGLSRGTQKSHLIRATLESLAYQTRDVLSAMEQDSGIALSALRVDGGACANNLLMQFQSDILGVKVERPQVIETTALGAAYLAGLATGFYDVKEISNNWLMDQKFQPEMDEKEKENLYKSWKEAVRKTMA; encoded by the coding sequence ATGAAAAAATACGTACTCTCCTTAGACCAAGGAACCACCAGCTCCAGAGCCATTCTTTTTGATAAAATCGGAAATATTGTAGATGTGGAGCAAAAGGAATTCACGCAGTTCTTTCCAAAATCGGGCTGGGTAGAACACAATGCAGAAGAAATTTTGCGCTCGCAAATTGAAGTGGCACAAGCCTTGATTTCCAGGCATTCGGTAAAAGATATTTCGGCCATTGGTATTACCAATCAGCGGGAAACAACCGTGGTTTGGGATAAAAACACGGGCAAACCCGTTTACAACGCCATCGTGTGGCAAGACAAAAGAACCGCCCCGATTTGCAAAAAACTAAAGGACAAAGGCCTGGAGGATTATGTGCGCAAGAACACCGGATTGGTGATCGATTCCTATTTTTCGGGCACCAAGGTCAATTGGATTTTGGACAATGTAAAAGGCACACGCGCCAAGGCCGAAAGTGGCGATTTGATTTTCGGCACCATCGATACCTGGTTGATCTGGAATTTGACCAAGGGAAAAGTACACGCTACGGATTACAGCAATGCCAGCCGTACATTGCTCTATAATATTGGCGATTTGGAATGGGACGAAAAAATGCTGGGCGAATTGTCCGTTCCCGCTTCTATGTTGCCCGATGTACGTCCTTCAAGTGGAGATTTTGGAAAAGCGGAAGCCAATTTCTTTGGAGCGGAATTGCCCATTGCCGGAGTGGCAGGAGATCAACAGGCGGCTTTGTTCGGACAGGCTTGCTTCAATAAAGGCATGGCCAAAAACACCTACGGTACCGGCTGTTTTATGCTGATGAATACCGGAAAGGAAATGGTGACATCCAAAAACGGCTTGCTGACCACCATTGCCTGGGGCTTGGACGGTGAAGTAAAATATGCGCTGGAGGGCAGTATTTTCATAGCCGGTGCTGCCATTCAGTGGCTGCGCGATGGACTGCATATAATAGACGATGCGCCTGACTCGGAATATTTCGCATCCAAAGCAAAAGACAATGATGGGGTTTATGTGGTACCGGCATTCACCGGACTGGGTGCGCCATACTGGGATATGGAAGCCCGGGGAGCTGTTTTTGGCTTGAGCAGAGGTACGCAAAAATCACATTTGATTCGCGCTACTTTGGAATCCCTGGCTTATCAAACCCGCGATGTGCTTTCTGCTATGGAACAGGATTCGGGCATTGCACTTTCTGCCCTGCGGGTAGATGGTGGAGCTTGTGCCAATAATTTGTTGATGCAGTTTCAGTCGGATATCCTTGGCGTAAAAGTGGAGCGACCGCAAGTGATTGAAACCACCGCATTGGGTGCAGCATATCTGGCAGGTTTGGCAACGGGCTTTTACGATGTAAAGGAAATCAGCAACAATTGGCTGATGGACCAAAAATTCCAACCCGAAATGGACGAAAAAGAAAAAGAAAATTTATACAAAAGCTGGAAAGAAGCGGTGAGGAAGACGATGGCTTAG
- a CDS encoding ABC transporter permease, with product MKQTLITSEPVGLSGSLKKIWDYRALILTFAQRDLKVKYAQTILGIGWSILQPLTALLIFAFFFGYILKWDAEGLPYSLYVLSGLLGWNFFSYIVYQGTASIQESAMLIKKIYFPKAVLPFSKIYIALVELVISFLLFIPLLLWHQQIVSWKIVFIPLVLFFNTLAALFLVFISTALAYRKRDILHVVPFLMYFGIWVTPVFFTKQTLSGTLQLIWYLNPMAAVTEAWRWCLFPQWEFDLYFLPGLLVLIPLFLFGFWLFIKNERKFSDYI from the coding sequence ATGAAGCAGACTTTAATAACATCAGAACCGGTCGGCCTTTCCGGTTCGTTGAAAAAAATCTGGGATTACAGGGCTCTGATATTAACCTTTGCACAAAGAGACTTGAAAGTAAAATATGCCCAAACAATCCTGGGTATTGGCTGGAGTATCTTACAGCCACTTACAGCACTTTTGATATTTGCTTTTTTTTTCGGCTATATTCTAAAATGGGATGCTGAGGGTTTGCCCTATTCACTGTATGTTTTATCGGGTTTGCTCGGTTGGAATTTTTTCTCATACATTGTTTATCAGGGCACAGCGAGCATACAGGAATCAGCTATGCTTATTAAAAAAATATATTTTCCAAAAGCGGTATTGCCCTTTTCAAAAATATACATTGCCCTGGTTGAATTGGTCATCAGCTTTCTATTGTTCATCCCATTATTGTTGTGGCATCAGCAGATTGTTTCGTGGAAAATCGTATTTATACCGCTGGTATTGTTTTTCAATACACTGGCTGCTTTATTTTTGGTTTTTATCTCCACTGCTTTGGCTTACAGAAAAAGAGACATACTTCATGTCGTGCCTTTTTTGATGTATTTTGGAATATGGGTGACCCCGGTTTTTTTTACCAAACAGACATTGTCCGGTACCTTGCAATTGATATGGTATCTAAATCCAATGGCTGCTGTCACTGAAGCCTGGAGATGGTGTTTGTTTCCACAGTGGGAATTTGATTTGTATTTCCTTCCCGGATTGCTGGTACTAATCCCTTTGTTTTTATTCGGGTTTTGGTTGTTTATTAAAAATGAAAGAAAATTCAGTGATTATATATGA
- a CDS encoding PfkB family carbohydrate kinase: MSLLIVGTVAFDALETPFGKSDKIVGGSALYFSWAAAQFKSNIQLVSIIGDDYDFNEIKALNEQGVDTSGLQVIEGGKSFFWSGRYHMDMNTRDTLATELNVLADFDPVLPKTYRSAEFVMLGNLTPQVQLRVLEQMEKRPKLVAMDTMNFWMEPQFIDDLKKVMKQVDIMIINDEEARQLANEHALVKAAKEILEMGPKYLVIKKGEHGALLFHDNDVFFAPALPLEEVFDPTGAGDTFAGGFVGYLAKTKDISFENMKRAIVFGSAMASFCVEKFGSQRLKEIDHYDLDERVKEFIDLVQFDITLVDEK; the protein is encoded by the coding sequence ATGAGTTTATTGATTGTAGGTACAGTGGCATTTGATGCCCTTGAAACACCTTTTGGAAAATCAGACAAAATAGTTGGAGGATCAGCATTATACTTCAGCTGGGCTGCAGCTCAGTTCAAAAGTAATATTCAGCTTGTTTCAATTATTGGTGATGATTATGATTTCAATGAAATAAAAGCCTTAAATGAGCAAGGTGTAGATACTTCAGGACTTCAGGTTATTGAAGGAGGAAAATCTTTCTTTTGGTCTGGGCGCTATCATATGGATATGAATACACGCGATACATTGGCTACAGAACTCAATGTACTGGCAGATTTTGATCCTGTTTTGCCCAAAACATACCGCAGCGCAGAATTTGTAATGCTCGGTAATCTTACACCCCAGGTGCAGTTGCGCGTTTTGGAACAAATGGAAAAACGCCCCAAACTGGTAGCCATGGACACCATGAATTTCTGGATGGAGCCGCAATTTATTGATGATTTGAAAAAAGTAATGAAACAGGTGGATATTATGATCATCAATGATGAAGAGGCACGTCAACTGGCCAATGAGCATGCACTTGTAAAAGCTGCCAAAGAAATTCTGGAGATGGGCCCAAAATACCTGGTAATTAAAAAAGGAGAGCACGGTGCCCTGCTTTTTCATGATAACGATGTGTTTTTCGCCCCTGCCCTACCTCTTGAAGAAGTTTTTGACCCAACAGGTGCCGGAGATACTTTTGCAGGTGGTTTTGTTGGTTACCTTGCAAAAACCAAAGACATATCATTTGAAAACATGAAACGTGCCATAGTTTTTGGCTCAGCAATGGCTTCTTTCTGTGTGGAAAAATTCGGAAGTCAACGCCTGAAAGAAATTGATCATTACGATTTGGATGAAAGAGTAAAAGAATTTATTGACCTCGTTCAATTTGATATTACTTTGGTTGATGAAAAGTAA